Proteins encoded together in one Myotis daubentonii chromosome 17, mMyoDau2.1, whole genome shotgun sequence window:
- the ERICH5 gene encoding glutamate-rich protein 5 isoform X2: MQSSSPPSREPRPEAEADRKRKRRGKKGRTAPVAIEESESCFVQPKPHTLGGESTIYDKAQKENLPPLEKLKISAASTANGVKSLHDQPLAKDAADPLGSPEKIRPLEGPQESGPLQQDGKDETPGAGGQKDVKAVTEAQPLEGNAESEPLGTEARHQPLRTAGERDSPGAVGDTETPQTAREVKPLRRAGKIPPLEAGRGSQPPAKPHLLDTVPTETEAPEIVEGRQPVETAEEHQLQETLGRDERSQLLETASKGKGFLEIPEGGQLVEAAVKNDLIPKTPEGLVNMEQIQPEGLVGSVERPAGPLETGTDMDMVRKIHTKKEDQNIEGETGEEVGTEMEKVSERAETKEETGGAVDLPAAT; this comes from the exons ATGCAAAGCTCTTCACCACCCAGCCGGGAGCCCCGACCGGAAGCGGAAGCAGATCGCAAGCGGAAGAGGCGGGGCAAGAAGGGAAGGACCGCTCCGGTTGCCATAG AAGAAAGTGAGTCCTGCTTTGTCCAACCCAAACCCCATACATTGGGAGGAGAATCTACTATTTATGACAAGGCACAAAAGGAAAACCTTCCTCCGTTAGAGAAGCTCAAGATTTCAGCAGCGTCTACAGCTAATGGTGTTAAATCCCTTCATGATCAGCCCCTGGCAAAGGACGCTGCAGACCCGCTGGGATCCCCGGAGAAGATTCGGCCTTTAGAGGGACCCCAGGAGTCTGGGCCACTTCAGCAAGATGGCAAAGATGAAACTCCCGGAGCAGGAGGACAGAAAGATGTGAAAGCAGTGACAGAGGCCCAGCCTTTGGAAGGAAATGCCGAGTCGGAACCTTTAGGAACAGAAGCCAGGCATCAGCCTTTGAGGACAGCCGGCGAGAGGGACTCCCCTGGAGCCGTAGGAGACACCGAGACTCCACAGACTGCCAGAGAGGTGAAACCTCTAAGAAGAGCTGGAAAAATCCCACCTCTGGAAGCAGGTAGAGGGTCACAACCTCCagcaaagccccacctcctagacACCGTTCCCACGGAGACGGAAGCTCCAGAAATAGTGGAAGGACGTCAGCCTGTTGAAACAGCTGAGGAACATCAACTTCAAGAAACACTGGGGAGGGATGAGCGATCCCAACTCCTAGAAACAGCGTCCAAAGGGAAAGGATTTCTGGAAATACCGGAAGGAGGTCAGCTTGTGGAAGCAGCTGTAAAGAACGATTTGATTCCTAAAACTCCTGAAGGTCTGGTAAACATGGAGCAGATTCAACCGGAAGGACTAGTCGGAAGCGTGGAGCGTCCAGCAGGACCTCTGGAAACAGGGACAGACATGGACATGGTCAGGAAAATTCACACCAAAAAGGAGGACCAAAACATTGAAG GCGAGACAGGCGAAGAGGTTGGAACAGAGATGGAGAAAGTTAGTGAAAGAGCggaaacaaaagaagaaacaggAGGAGCTGTGGATCTTCCAGCAGCCACCTAG
- the ERICH5 gene encoding glutamate-rich protein 5 isoform X3 translates to MGCSSSALSQAGDSRRRRIEESESCFVQPKPHTLGGESTIYDKAQKENLPPLEKLKISAASTANGVKSLHDQPLAKDAADPLGSPEKIRPLEGPQESGPLQQDGKDETPGAGGQKDVKAVTEAQPLEGNAESEPLGTEARHQPLRTAGERDSPGAVGDTETPQTAREVKPLRRAGKIPPLEAGRGSQPPAKPHLLDTVPTETEAPEIVEGRQPVETAEEHQLQETLGRDERSQLLETASKGKGFLEIPEGGQLVEAAVKNDLIPKTPEGLVNMEQIQPEGLVGSVERPAGPLETGTDMDMVRKIHTKKEDQNIEGETGEEVGTEMEKVSERAETKEETGGAVDLPAAT, encoded by the exons ATGGGCTGCTCCAGCAGCGCCCTCAGCCAGGCCGGCGACAGCCGCAGACGCCGCATCG AAGAAAGTGAGTCCTGCTTTGTCCAACCCAAACCCCATACATTGGGAGGAGAATCTACTATTTATGACAAGGCACAAAAGGAAAACCTTCCTCCGTTAGAGAAGCTCAAGATTTCAGCAGCGTCTACAGCTAATGGTGTTAAATCCCTTCATGATCAGCCCCTGGCAAAGGACGCTGCAGACCCGCTGGGATCCCCGGAGAAGATTCGGCCTTTAGAGGGACCCCAGGAGTCTGGGCCACTTCAGCAAGATGGCAAAGATGAAACTCCCGGAGCAGGAGGACAGAAAGATGTGAAAGCAGTGACAGAGGCCCAGCCTTTGGAAGGAAATGCCGAGTCGGAACCTTTAGGAACAGAAGCCAGGCATCAGCCTTTGAGGACAGCCGGCGAGAGGGACTCCCCTGGAGCCGTAGGAGACACCGAGACTCCACAGACTGCCAGAGAGGTGAAACCTCTAAGAAGAGCTGGAAAAATCCCACCTCTGGAAGCAGGTAGAGGGTCACAACCTCCagcaaagccccacctcctagacACCGTTCCCACGGAGACGGAAGCTCCAGAAATAGTGGAAGGACGTCAGCCTGTTGAAACAGCTGAGGAACATCAACTTCAAGAAACACTGGGGAGGGATGAGCGATCCCAACTCCTAGAAACAGCGTCCAAAGGGAAAGGATTTCTGGAAATACCGGAAGGAGGTCAGCTTGTGGAAGCAGCTGTAAAGAACGATTTGATTCCTAAAACTCCTGAAGGTCTGGTAAACATGGAGCAGATTCAACCGGAAGGACTAGTCGGAAGCGTGGAGCGTCCAGCAGGACCTCTGGAAACAGGGACAGACATGGACATGGTCAGGAAAATTCACACCAAAAAGGAGGACCAAAACATTGAAG GCGAGACAGGCGAAGAGGTTGGAACAGAGATGGAGAAAGTTAGTGAAAGAGCggaaacaaaagaagaaacaggAGGAGCTGTGGATCTTCCAGCAGCCACCTAG
- the ERICH5 gene encoding glutamate-rich protein 5 isoform X1, which yields MQPPRWPGSEKGSSSHNAKLFTTQPGAPTGSGSRSQAEEAGQEGKDRSGCHRYRWGGRRGCCELKPAECLRSALLVALASSCGLRSRGRRSWLGTGEPAEEESESCFVQPKPHTLGGESTIYDKAQKENLPPLEKLKISAASTANGVKSLHDQPLAKDAADPLGSPEKIRPLEGPQESGPLQQDGKDETPGAGGQKDVKAVTEAQPLEGNAESEPLGTEARHQPLRTAGERDSPGAVGDTETPQTAREVKPLRRAGKIPPLEAGRGSQPPAKPHLLDTVPTETEAPEIVEGRQPVETAEEHQLQETLGRDERSQLLETASKGKGFLEIPEGGQLVEAAVKNDLIPKTPEGLVNMEQIQPEGLVGSVERPAGPLETGTDMDMVRKIHTKKEDQNIEGETGEEVGTEMEKVSERAETKEETGGAVDLPAAT from the exons ATGCAGCCGCCAAGATGGCCGGGGAGCGAGAAAGGAAGTAGTTCCCACAATGCAAAGCTCTTCACCACCCAGCCGGGAGCCCCGACCGGAAGCGGAAGCAGATCGCAAGCGGAAGAGGCGGGGCAAGAAGGGAAGGACCGCTCCGGTTGCCATAGGTACCGCTGGGGAGGGCGGCGCGGGTGCTGTGAGCTGAAACCGGCGGAGTGCCTGAGGTCGGCCCTGCTCGTGGCTCTGGCTTCCAGCTGCGGCCTGAGGAGCCGCGGTCGGCGGAGCTGGTTGGGAACTGGAGAACCGGCTGAAG AAGAAAGTGAGTCCTGCTTTGTCCAACCCAAACCCCATACATTGGGAGGAGAATCTACTATTTATGACAAGGCACAAAAGGAAAACCTTCCTCCGTTAGAGAAGCTCAAGATTTCAGCAGCGTCTACAGCTAATGGTGTTAAATCCCTTCATGATCAGCCCCTGGCAAAGGACGCTGCAGACCCGCTGGGATCCCCGGAGAAGATTCGGCCTTTAGAGGGACCCCAGGAGTCTGGGCCACTTCAGCAAGATGGCAAAGATGAAACTCCCGGAGCAGGAGGACAGAAAGATGTGAAAGCAGTGACAGAGGCCCAGCCTTTGGAAGGAAATGCCGAGTCGGAACCTTTAGGAACAGAAGCCAGGCATCAGCCTTTGAGGACAGCCGGCGAGAGGGACTCCCCTGGAGCCGTAGGAGACACCGAGACTCCACAGACTGCCAGAGAGGTGAAACCTCTAAGAAGAGCTGGAAAAATCCCACCTCTGGAAGCAGGTAGAGGGTCACAACCTCCagcaaagccccacctcctagacACCGTTCCCACGGAGACGGAAGCTCCAGAAATAGTGGAAGGACGTCAGCCTGTTGAAACAGCTGAGGAACATCAACTTCAAGAAACACTGGGGAGGGATGAGCGATCCCAACTCCTAGAAACAGCGTCCAAAGGGAAAGGATTTCTGGAAATACCGGAAGGAGGTCAGCTTGTGGAAGCAGCTGTAAAGAACGATTTGATTCCTAAAACTCCTGAAGGTCTGGTAAACATGGAGCAGATTCAACCGGAAGGACTAGTCGGAAGCGTGGAGCGTCCAGCAGGACCTCTGGAAACAGGGACAGACATGGACATGGTCAGGAAAATTCACACCAAAAAGGAGGACCAAAACATTGAAG GCGAGACAGGCGAAGAGGTTGGAACAGAGATGGAGAAAGTTAGTGAAAGAGCggaaacaaaagaagaaacaggAGGAGCTGTGGATCTTCCAGCAGCCACCTAG